ATCCGCTTTGGTTGAATCGCTACAACCGGTTTGCCTGATGAAACTGCTTCCGTTACCATTGTTACACTGTCCTGGGTTACAAAGAGCAACTCTGCGCGAGCCATAAAAATATAAAGTTCTCTGCGTGGTTGCTCTGCCCACCAGATGGCATCCTCGAGAATTTCCGGTTTGATGTGTTTTTTTAATAATTTTTCTGTTTCTGCACCAGTCCGGCGAGAAGTTGTCAGCAGCCAGCGGATATTTTTTTTAATTGCGAGCTCGTTCATGCCTTGCGCAATTGCGACCCAGTCATTTTCACTAAAACGCCGGCTGCGTGATGCCCCACCTATAATCATACACCAAAGCCCTTTTTCCGTGGTCCCCTTCTGGGCGATCAGGTCCGGTGTGACAGGAGTGGGGATAAGTTCTATCTCGATAGAATTATCGCAGGCTTCTTTTGGAGCGGGGCTTATAACAGTATGAAACCAACTAGCCGGATAGGGTTTACGCTCTCCAATAAAAATATACGGCACCTTATAGCGTTCTGCCAACGTCTTACCGACAAACACACTTTTACCACCACTTGACACGATTAAGTCTGGCAGCGGGGCATCTGAAGGGATTTTTATATCAGCAATTCGGTGTAGGAGAAAATCGTTAAGCGGCCGACCATGCGGTCCCATAAGCCAGCGTATGATCGGACGGACCCAGCCGCGTAGCGTAGCTCTGCCTGTTATGGTTATGGTTTGCAGTGGTACGAGGATATCAAGGGCACAAGCTAAACCAATGGATTGACTGACATGCCCAGGGCTACCTTCACTAACGATCCAGACTGTTTTCATAATGACAAATGCATATCCGTAAAGTCTCTCAGATAATATCTATGGGCGCCAATGTTTTTCCACCCATGAACAGCGCTGTAAATAGCGGTGTAAATGTTTGCTGCGTTGCTTCCTGGTCGGTTGCGAAAGCGCCCATTTGAAATGATCCAACGGTTGACGATGCTCTTCGCGTTCGCTCCAGCGGCCGGCAATGGCATCCGGTGGTTTAGGGCTGCCCGGGAAGGTGACTATTTTACAGCCCTTTGGTTTCCGAGGGGGGCGAAAATAGCGCACCGGCCAGGGGCCCATGCAATGGCGGCGAAAGTGTTTGGTCCAACCGGCTGGCCAAAATTTGACACCACCTTTAAGATGATGGGTGACATAATTCTGCTCAAATTGATATTTAACACAAAGTTCGGGGTTTTTTTGCAGGTCTTCCAGCATGTACGAGTGTGCCCCGATAGGAAAGCGGAACACTGAGGTTTGTGCTCCGCGCTGCCAGGGCTTGATCCAGTTTCTGGCGGTAATGACATCCTGAGGATTTCCGTATTCAAAATAACCATCAATGGAATCGACGATAACCGAGTCCAGGTCCAGAAACAGGGCTGTTCCGGTCAAGCCGAACAGGTCCTGGTTCCAAAGGGCCTGCTTCGGCCATTTTCCTGGAGCTCCAGGCGGAACTTCGAAACCCAATTGTGGCAAAGGAAGGCACTCAACAGTCGATCTGATTCCGCTGGAATCATCCGTCATGCAGAACAGTTTAAACGCACCGCTGGTATTGCGCTCAACCATTCCGTATAGACAATTGACATACTCAGGGCCATACATTTTGCCCCATTTTATGCATAAGATTTGTTTACAGCTGCCCATTGAGGTCTCGTTTTCGGGATTGACTAACCCGGCCAAGATTAAAATGTCTCGTCTTTTTCTAATTGATAAATTTTGCTCTGGGTTACTCCAAAATGCTGTGTATCTTAATCGTTCGTCTGCGCCCTGTCCAGAAGAAGAGCACTTTACCACAGGCTTTGCATGCGAATTGGATAATTTGCTAGGCTCCCTTGGAAAAAAAATGCTAAGTTACCGGCACAAATGAAGATTGGACTTTCCTAGGCAATCAAATGGTTCCGACAGCTGTCCCGCTAGCGATATTCTGCATTATTATTTCATGTTTTAAGCAATTTCTTATGCGATTTGTACAGTTGATGATCTGTTATTCTGATTGCCGTCTGTTTGGTGAACATGGTTTTTCGCGTAATCCATGCTGACCGGTTTCTTTTGTCTTTTGTCCGTTGCTCCGAACTGACCCAAAATGGCTGTCGGAGTTGATTGGGCTGAATTGGTTCGGAATATAAATGTCAGTATCTTTTAAATATTATTCTGAATATTTAGGACTGCGGATAGTCGCCGGAGTGGTTCGTTTTTTGCCGCGTTCTGCAGCGCTTGTTTTGGGGCGGTTGCTGGGACAGTTGGCGATGAAATTGCTGGCCGGCAGATATCGTCTGGCCTATGACAATATGAGCAAGGCCATGCCTGAGTTGACGGATCGGGAAATCAGACGAAATCTGCGCCAATGTTTTGTGCATTTTGGTATGAGCGGGATCGATCTGCTTCGCCTTGATCTGTTCAGCCCTGACGAGCTGGATCAATTCTTTAAGATTGAAGGGTTTGATCATCTCCGCCAGGCACTGGAGCTTGGTCGCGGGGTGATCCTGTTGACTGGCCATCTGGGTTTTTGGGAGGCGGGGGCATTTGTCCTGCCGGCCAGCGGAGTTGAGTGTGACATGGTCGGGCGACCGATGAAAAATCCTCTGACTGATGCTTATCTAACCGGGATTCGGACTCATTTTGGAGCGCGGTTATTGAATAGCCGGAAGGGCGGTCGAAGGATTTTTAAATCATTAGGAGCCGGGCATGCGGTTGCGGTGTTGCTTGACCAGCACATTTCACCTCCCGGATCAACGGAGACTGTTTTCTTTGGCCGTAAGGCCATGACATCGACGGTCATGACCCATATGGCGATGAAACATCAGATCCCGGTGGTGCCGATGTTCTGTTTGCGTAGCCCGGATCATCGTTATAAGGCATGGACGGAGCCGATGCTGCTTCTGCAAGGTGAAGGGGAGGCTGCCGTTGCTCAAAATACCCAGCTACTGACCGAGATTGTTGAGGCGGCTATCCGGAGGGATGTGACCCAGTGGTTCTGGATGCATAAACGCTGGCGGGTTAAAAAGGTCAGGAAGAGAAAATAAGATTGCAAAGCCGTACCGTCATGGAAAAAAGACTTTAATTCTTTTGATTGGATATGTTAGGATTTGTTATTGTTTATTGTCTGCTGTAGAGGGGGCCTGTCTCAAGAACTTTTCTCTGTACAAATCTACAAAGTGGAGGGGATCCATGCACATTTTCAGAAGAATGTTTGTCGGACTGCTGTTTGTTTTGCTGCTGAGCTTTGCCAGTCAGCCATCTTTTGCTCTTGAAAAAATCAATATCAACACCGCAACCATTGAGCAACTTGTAACCCTGAAAGGGGTTGGAGAAAAAACAGCACAGAGTATCATCGATTATCGTACGTCCAAGCCTTTCGCTTCGGTCGATGAACTGACCAATGTTAAAGGAATCGGGCCAAAAACTTTGGCAAAATTTCGTGATCAGTTGACGATTAGCGATTAGCATAATTAATTGTTGGCCTATGGGCCGCCTTTACAGATATATTGATAGGGAGAGGGAAGCCTCTCCCGTTTTTTTTGTTTTTTCAGGGCAAGCGAAAAAAGGAATCCTCTATGAAAGTACTTGTTACCGGAGCTGCCGGATTTATCGGTTTTCATCTCTCCCAGAAACTGCTTGGTCGCGGCGATCAGGTGATCGGCCTGGATAACCTGAATGACTATTATGATGTCACTTTGAAGCATGCTCGCTTGCAGCAGCTTGATGCAGATGTCAATTTTCGCTTTGTGCACATGGATCTTGCCGATCGTGATGCTATGGCCGATTTGTTTGTGCAGGAGAAGTTTGATCGTGTGGTGAATCTGGCAGCCCAGGCCGGAGTCCGTTATTCTCTGATTAACCCTTATGCCTACATTGATAGTAATATCCAAGGGTTTATGAATATTTTGGAGGGTTGCCGGCATAATGGTGTTGAGCATCTTGTGTATGCTTCATCTTCCTCGGTCTATGGTGCCAATACCGCAATGCCTTTCTCTGTCCATGATAACGTTGATCATCCGGTGTCCTTGTATGCGGCCAGCAAAAAATCGAATGAGCTGATGGCGCACACCTACAGTCATCTTTATGGACTACCAACGACCGGCTTGCGTTTCTTTACGGTGTATGGTCCCTGGGGGCGCCCGGATATGGCATTGTTTCTTTTTACCAAGGCGATTCTGGCGGATCAGCCTATCGATGTGTTTAATTTCGGTAAAATGAGACGTGACTTTACCTATATCGATGATATTGTCGAGGGGGTGGTCAGA
The Pelobacter seleniigenes DSM 18267 DNA segment above includes these coding regions:
- a CDS encoding NAD-dependent epimerase, which codes for MKVLVTGAAGFIGFHLSQKLLGRGDQVIGLDNLNDYYDVTLKHARLQQLDADVNFRFVHMDLADRDAMADLFVQEKFDRVVNLAAQAGVRYSLINPYAYIDSNIQGFMNILEGCRHNGVEHLVYASSSSVYGANTAMPFSVHDNVDHPVSLYAASKKSNELMAHTYSHLYGLPTTGLRFFTVYGPWGRPDMALFLFTKAILADQPIDVFNFGKMRRDFTYIDDIVEGVVRTLDRVATANPVWAGDHPDPGTSAAPYRLYNIGNNNPVELMDLIHALESELGKEARKNMLPIQPGDVPATYADVDALIADVGFKPSTSIEEGIARFVHWYRDYYAV
- a CDS encoding ComEA family DNA-binding protein, with the protein product MHIFRRMFVGLLFVLLLSFASQPSFALEKININTATIEQLVTLKGVGEKTAQSIIDYRTSKPFASVDELTNVKGIGPKTLAKFRDQLTISD
- a CDS encoding lysophospholipid acyltransferase family protein; this encodes MSVSFKYYSEYLGLRIVAGVVRFLPRSAALVLGRLLGQLAMKLLAGRYRLAYDNMSKAMPELTDREIRRNLRQCFVHFGMSGIDLLRLDLFSPDELDQFFKIEGFDHLRQALELGRGVILLTGHLGFWEAGAFVLPASGVECDMVGRPMKNPLTDAYLTGIRTHFGARLLNSRKGGRRIFKSLGAGHAVAVLLDQHISPPGSTETVFFGRKAMTSTVMTHMAMKHQIPVVPMFCLRSPDHRYKAWTEPMLLLQGEGEAAVAQNTQLLTEIVEAAIRRDVTQWFWMHKRWRVKKVRKRK
- a CDS encoding ELM1/GtrOC1 family putative glycosyltransferase, with product MKTVWIVSEGSPGHVSQSIGLACALDILVPLQTITITGRATLRGWVRPIIRWLMGPHGRPLNDFLLHRIADIKIPSDAPLPDLIVSSGGKSVFVGKTLAERYKVPYIFIGERKPYPASWFHTVISPAPKEACDNSIEIELIPTPVTPDLIAQKGTTEKGLWCMIIGGASRSRRFSENDWVAIAQGMNELAIKKNIRWLLTTSRRTGAETEKLLKKHIKPEILEDAIWWAEQPRRELYIFMARAELLFVTQDSVTMVTEAVSSGKPVVAIQPKRIHAQPEDFSVMYFERLERNKRITQTQSYNLGALELGVNQYALLDQLELNSISKQLLSRLPWSVSNGL